The Arachis ipaensis cultivar K30076 chromosome B05, Araip1.1, whole genome shotgun sequence nucleotide sequence TAGAAGGAATTGAGAACTCCGGAGTCATTAAATACTGACTTAGAAAAAAAACCAAACTATAAGATGCTtagacaattttaaaactaaacgCAAATTTTCGACAATTACCATCACCCTTGTTAGTAGTTTGGGCAATTTTCTTAAACAGAAGCTTTGTAGCGATTGTTGTGCTTGTAGAGGATGACGAAAAGTCCTCATTTTTCATCAATCTTGTTCCACCGTCATGTTATGTTCACTATTGTTTTCAAAACGTAATACTAGTGAAATTATATTGCGTAATACATAGCAAGATTATAAAAAATGCAACCCTAAGAAAAACAACAACTGTAGAAGGAATAAAGATTTAACGTAAACTAACTTTTCCGTATTAAAATCGTTGAAAGAACCAAAAAGTCTGCTTTTACTCATGAGAATTCACAATAACATAaatatttaactaaaaaaaaCTACACAAGTATAAAGTAACCAAAGAAAACAACGTACAACGCAGAGTTTATTTAACTTAGTTTATGACAGAAAGATCAtttttaaattacattaaaatgCTTCATACAATGCATTACGCGACATCATCGAAATTCTCTAAGGCATTTTCTGTGAGGTCTTCTATATCTTCCTTCATTGTCAACAGTAAATCTCCAATGTCACCTTCTGCTGACATGTTCAACCCTGGCTGTGGAGAAAAACCAACTTTagcttcttcattctcttctcccaTGTCATACAAATCCCTTGGTTTCACATGAACCACAACACTCCTTCTTTAGCTACTTCATCATCCACATAGTATACAAGCTGAGCTTCCGATGCCAATATGTACGGTTCATCTTCTTTACGATTACCAGTGTGTATTGGACGAGAGAAATTAACGCTGGTAAGCCCCAAATGGTCTTGTTTGATGCCTCTACTGGTAGTGGTATCAGCCCAAACACATTTGAACAATACTACTGTGAAGGAACAActgtaattcaattcaattatgtcTACGATTTTTCTGTAATACGGAACACCACCAACAGCCACTCTATTATCACGCATGCTTGCATAACTTCTTGTATTAGATGATACATATACTATCTCCAGAAGGAAGAAACAAAGGTAAGCCTTGGTGTATTTTATTATTTCCACAAAAACATACATGTGTATACATATTACTCCCCTTACATTTTATATTCAACATCTCTTTCTCATTTACATTTATTCTGTTATTTGTTCATAGAAAAAGTGTAGACAGAACGCTTTAAATCGAAGCAAGCAACTATACACACATACTGGGGGCTCCAAAACATTTTCAAGAAAAAAAGACGAAGTGGTAATAAGTCATTAATTGCATTAAGATTTTGATTAATCTTCCTGAATATGTTATTGTTTACTAAGTTGTGTCGATATCAACGATATAGGAGAAAGAGCAAGGAAGGCCTGTTGGTAGAGGAGAGTTGTTTATCATGACTCATAAGAAAAAAGATGGCTCGTATATCTATCCCAATGCACGTGTTGTTAGTGTAAGTCATGTTCGAAAATTTGAAGCAACTTAGCTTACTGTATATATCGTGCTACTGTTAACTCATGCATTTCCAATGTGTTGCATATTTGTAGGAAGCAATTGCGAATATTGATAGGCAGGATGGATCCTCTAAGCACCTTTCACAAAATGACTCGCTAGCACAAGTTCTCGGAAAGGAGCACCCAGGACGAGTTCGTGCCCTACGTGCTGGACCATGTCCCACCCAAGTCTTTGGTAATGCTGCTGGACAACCGTCGGGTTCTGCAGAGCCTAATGAAGAGTCCAAGAGGAGGATTGCAGAATTGACGGCTAAGCTAGAAGAAGAGCAGGCAAAGAAACAGTCAATACATAAGGTCTTGGGATATCTAGTCCAACAGTAAGGAGGCAATTTGCCAGCTGAGATTGCTGCAGAGCTGGCTTTTTTGGGTGGTACACCGGACTCGTCATGCGCAGGGCCATCTTCATCTGGCAATCACGACCCgcaataaaaattttgaatttcagtcAATGTTCTTAAATACTTTTACATTTAAGTtggtttagagttttatgcttattttcttcaacttaAGCATTCTTACTTTATTTTGGATGATGTTATGATAATTTTATTATAGATGTTATGTTTGCATATATTTAATTTAGTTTGTTATGTTAATTGAGCTGTTTTACTTTGTTGCAATTTCTATAAATTAattgaaaagtaaaaaaattaaagtttaacgAACATACTTTTTCAAAAGAgacaaaataatagaaaatctaaaattttaatgGGAAATTTGAATTTGGCGGCGGTTTTTAACCCCCGCAAAACGGTAATATTGTCTTCCTTGCTGATATTTCGTGGCGGTTATCACCGGCCACAAAACTAAGTTGTTTCCAAGTCAATGACATTGTAACCGCCGCAAAACCATCTTTCATTTCGCGGCGGTTATTCCAGCGGTTGAAAAAAACCGCCGCTATCTGTTTACCGCGCCCATCTTTCGATGTCTCATTAAACCGCNNNNNNNNNNNNNNNNNNNNNNNNNNNNNNNNNTATATATGCTAGGGACTAGGGTTTTAGAGGTTGATAATGAAATCTActacttttaagttttaatataGTTAGTATAATCAGTTATTAaagtatattttaaaaagaaGTTACAAATTAACATATAAATTAATTAACATAATCTTTTTTATCCAAGCTGATAACGAAAACGGTTAATTAACTTCCAtcacaaagaaaacaaaataaaaatgaaaatgctgaaattaaagaagaaaataaacGAATCTCATTGATGGTATGTGGGCTATAATTATAACGCTGAATTATTGAGTAGAGTTGTGTCGTGTATGGCCGGTGGATGTAGACATTTCATTTTAGACATTATACATGTTTTTCATAATTCTTTATGTATGTTTATACTTTAtactatatttaaatttaaaatcaaaagtttTACACACACATagatataattattcatatatctttattttttataataaatgatTTCACGAATTTAATTAGGTAGTGCTGCAAACTAGTGGAGCAATGCAAAAGCGAAGAGCATTATGTATAAGCAGTGGCGGAATGATAATTAAAGTGAACATAATGATTAAAGAAGAGAGCCAACCAGTGAGTAGGGGTGTCCATGGATTGGATCGTATCCGCAAATTCGCAGTAAATATTCgtatccgatccgaaaattgcagATATGATCCGATCCACAaattgatcggatcggatcgCAGATATCTGTTCTACATCCGCGTATCCGATCCGCGGATCCGCAGATCcgcactataataattaaaaaataaataaatatatatatgtttggtattatatttacttgtttgtatgttttagttaataattattattcatatattgtattattttatttttgttatttagagagagtttgattaaaaatattttaggaataaataagtttaaaagtatgaaagaaatatttttatcgaattcttttacatatatagaaatatgattaaaaagagaaggtttaattatgcggatccggcactaaaaagtgcggatatcatatccgatccaatccgatAGAAATTGTGCGGATCGAATCGAATTTTCAGCCatatccgatccaatccgatTCGGGGACACCATTACCAGTGAGGAACTTGTTAGGTGTTAATTTCCGTCCTATTATTTATATGAATTGAGCATGTGTTTTATTTTACTCGGGGATCGATTATACCCATGATATCTACTGTTTGATTTATTTATCATTGTCTTTTAATTTGTCCATGAAAAAGAATTGTTTCTGAGACTTCAATCTGTGTAGGATGTTAAATTCTTAAAGAGAAATGTAAAAGACAACAATAGCTAATATATATGGTGAGTTTAAATGAGTTAATAGTAGTAactataaaatttattaatatattaaaattcatatataaattctatataaaaatataaaaaatagccctttaattaaattagtcattTTTAATATGTTAAAATTACTAAAAACATATTATTTATGTAAAACATCTATTTTTCGCTTGTTAACTTCTATATATTTGTGATTAAAAATCAATCACGTAAATCAAATGAGCGTAAGTGACAGCAACTATTCCAATGAACAAATATCTTCTGTTTTGCAAAAGAaaaattacatgaactaattctAGAGGTAGCTAATTTATTAATATAGTAATTAATCTcttaaaaaattgaattttaaaattttaaaaaatatgtgactttttcatttttcttcaccTTCTTCTAANNNNNNNNNNNNNNNNNNNNNNNNNNNNNNNNNNNNNNNNNNNNNNNNNNNNNNNNNNNNNNNNNNNNNNNNNNNNNNNNNNNNNNNNNNNNNNNNNNNNNNNNNNNNNNNNNNNNNNNNNNNNNNNNNNNNNNNNNNNNNNNNNNNNNNNNNNNNNNNNNNNNNNNNNNNNNNNNNNNNNNNNNNNNNNNNNNNNNNNNNNNNNNNNNNNNNNNNNNNNNNNNNNNNNNNNNNNNNNNNNNNNNNNNNNNNNNNNNNNNNNNNNNNNNNNNNNNNNNNNNNNNNNNNNNNNNNNNNNNNNNNNNNNNNNNNNNNNNNNNNNNNNNNNNNNNNNNNNNNNNNNNNNNNNNNNNNNNNNNNNNNNNNNNNNNNNNNNNNNNNNNNNNNNNNNNNNNNNNNNNNNNNNNNNNNNNNNNNNNNNNNNNNNNNNNNNNNNNNNNNNNNNNNNNNNNNNNNNNNNNNNNNNNNNNNNNNNNNNNNNNNNNNNNNNNNNNNNNNNNNNNNNNNNNNNNNNNNNNNNNNNNNNNNNNNNNNNNNNNNNNNNNNNNNNNNNNNNNNNNNNNNNNNNNNNNNNNNNNNNNNNNNNNNNNNNNNNNNNNNNNNNNNNNNNNNNNNNNNNNNNNNNNNNNNNNNNNNNNNNNNNNNNNNNNNNNNNNNNNNNNNNNNNNNNNNNNNNNNNNNNNNNNNNNNNNNNNNNNNNNNNNNNNNNNNNNNNNNNNNNNNNNNNNNNNNNNNNNNNNNNNNNNNNNNNNNNNNNNNNNNNNNNNNNNNNNNNNNNNNNNNNNNNNNNNNNNNNNNNNNNNNNNNNNNNNNNNNNNNNNNNNNNNNNNNNNNNNNNNNNNNNNNNNNNNNNNNNNNNNNNNNNNNNNNNNNNNNNNNNNNNNNNNNNNNNNNNNNNNNNNNNNNNNNNNNNNNNNNNNNNNNNNNNNNNNNNNNNNNNNNNNNNNNNNNNNNNNNNNNNNNNNNNNNNNNNNNNNNNNNNNNNNNNNNNNNNNNNNNNNNNNNNNNNNNNNNNNNNNNNNNNNNNNNNNNNNNNNNNNNNNNNNNNNNNNNNNNNNNNNNNNNNNNNNNNNNNNNNNNNNNNNNNNNNNNNNNNNNNNNNNNNNNNNNNNNNNNNNNNNNNNNNNNNNNNNNNNNNNNNNNNNNNNNNNNNNNNNNNNNNNNNNNNNNNNNNNNNNNNNNNNNNNNNNNNNNNNNNNNNNNNNNNNNNNNNNNNNNNNNNNNNNNNNNNNNNNNNNNNNNNNNNNNNNNNNNNNNNNNNNNNNNNNNNNNNNNNNNNNNNNNNNNNNNNNNNNNNNNNNNNNNNNNNNNNNNNNNNNNNNNNNNNNNNNNNNNNNNNNNNNNNNNNNNNNNNNNNNNNNNNNNNNNNNNNNNNNNNNNNNNNNNNNNNNNNNNNNNNNNNNNNNNNNNNNNNNNNNNNNNNNNNNNNNNNNNNNNNNNNNNNNNNNNNNNNNNNNNNNNNNNNNNNNNNNNNNNNNNNNNNNNNNNNNNNNNNNNNNNNNNNNNNNNNNNNNNNNNNNNNNNNNNNNNNNNNNNNNNNNNNNNNNNNNNNNNNNNNNNNNNNNNNNNNNNNNNNNNNNNNNNNNNNNNNNNNNNNNNNNNNNNNNNNNNNNNNNNNNNNNNNNNNNNNNNNNNNNNNNNNNNNNNNNNNNNNNNNNNNNNNNNNNNNNNNNNNNNNNNNNNNNNNNNNNNNNNNNNNNNNNNNNNNNNNNNNNNNNNNNNNNNNNNNNNNNNNNNNNNNNNNNNNNNNNNNNNNNNNNNNNNNNNNNNNNNNNNNTTTTAGGTTTTAGATGATTTATTTTAATGGTtttaaatatttctttttcttagttttcgAATTTTTTCTTATGTTTTAGATGTTTTCTTTGttatgttttaaatatttttttttaataattttggatATCtcgttttattaaattttagatgtttttaaaatgatttggatatattttttttattttgtttgacttTGGATTTTTTAacattttggatgtttctttttattaagttttagatattttttattaaatttttaaatgttcttttcttaataattttaaatgttttttttgtgattttttagacGTTTCTTTTAAACCGTGAGACAAAGAGAGGGACGGTGACCAAGGACAAAGCACTTGTAAACACAATAACGACGACCATAAATGAATGAATCGGCAGCGATATTCTCCGGTGACGTAAATAGAATCGCAGCTTCATCTATGCGTCGCGGTTGGCAGAGCAGGATCCGACACAGCAGAAACATTTTTTTAATAGTGCATAGTGGCTCAGGATGTCAGAAATACTTGCTATGGTAGAATAGTGACCCAATAAAAAAAGTAgtgagagaagaaagagaagagagagtttcagGACACCGAATTTGGTAGTTTCAGaatgtttggaccattaaatggtctcataacaaaatattttttaaaagttttttaataactgttaaataatttttatttaattttaattacaaattaatcctttatatattatttaattataaaatctattttttttattttttattttattattttatcattcatctatcatgtttattaataatcaagaacaaaaaaataacaaattagatCTTTCATTAATCGTAATAAATGTTTTGGCAATCCTAAtcaattaaaattttatctttgatCTGTTACATCCGAAAACGCTGGTCAAATCGTATTTTTTTGGAAATCAATAGATTGGACATACAACACCATCAGTTGAATTTCTGGGTTTTCCAAAATTCAATCAATTAGAATTTCTACACAAATGATTGAATTTTGCAAGGTATGTGAGCTTTTTCTAGTTCAATCGATTGTTCTTGTTACCTAATCGATTGAAGTCATCAAAGTAATATGAGTTTTCACAATTCAATGGATTGGTTGTATTATCTAATCGATTTAAGTCTTCAAAACAATATGGAttttcacaattcaatcgattgaattgtgcacTGCTTTATATATTACGCTATTCTAAATTTTCCTAGTCGTGTTATGAGATATTCTCCACATCCAAGCAATTTTGGCATCCAAGTTCATCCAAGCAATTTTAGGTCTCACGCTCGTTTAAGCAcggagcgtcttcttcttctttgccttcttctttgcattcctcctcctcctaattctcctccttctttttcacgTCCCTTTTTCTTCACGTGTTTTTttcttatcgtcattcttttgttgttgttgctgctatatttttttgtcttttcctccttctctccctgatgaagaagcagtagaaggtgaggaggaagagttttgaattttgCAGAATAGAAATAaaccgaacatgttattatggtgaaataattgtatagtactaaatgaatgaaaacattatccattatataaatttaaattcgaACAGCTTTCTGTATAATGAATCGaaacacgtactcatggtgaaacaattgtatagtactgaatgaacgaaatataatccattatataaaatcaaattcaaacagctttctgcataatgaaccgaaatacgtactcatggtgaaacaattgtatagtactgaatgaacgaaacataatccattatataaaatcaaattcaaacagctttctgcataataaaccaaacacgtactcatggtgaaacaattgtatagtactgaatgaacgaaacataatccattatataaaatcaaattcaaacagtttCTGTATAATGAATCGAACACGTACTcgtggtgaaacaattgtatagtactgaatgaacgaaacataatccattatataaaatcaaattcaaacagctttctgcataatgaaccgaacacgtattcgtggtgaaacaattgtatagtactgaatgaacgaaacataatccattatataaaatcaaatttgaaacacctctgtctacaatttagagattatcaattcaattcaattcaattcagattcagaacagctatgtccattcaattcaattcaatttagcaattgcattccattcaattcgattgaaaaaaaataatccaTTAGCAAAATATTGGTGTTGTTTGTGATGACGATaacaaaagaggagaagaagaagaggaagagaaggaggaggaggagcagaagcagaagaagaatctgcgtgcgcgaagaaaaagaagaaggaggaggaggaggtatacgtgaatttgaaagaagaagaaacgcagagaagaagaagatgaagcacGGGGGAGGAGAAGAAGATAAAGCGCGTGTAATGACGCTCTTTTAATGAGAGTAGTTTTTGTTAGCGTTGGACCTACTTGGATAAAACTTGGATGAAAAAATTCTTGGATATGTAGCATAGCTcataaattattatcttattattcatctatcttattttttaaattctatcctcaatttttaagtttttattttgatttagatactACTCTGAtcttatatttttctttaatattaAGATTATAAACTGGTGaataatcactacaagaaaaagtaatatttgtaacaaaaaaaattgttacaaaaatcaaaattttgaaacaaaaggattttgtaacaaaaaaaggggccgttgcagtatgtcctgttacaaaaagtttttgtaacaaaaaatgaaattgttacaattcaaagtaatattttgtaacaaatttttctgatacaaaaaactaAAAGtcattacaaaagtgataacaaattttgatcttcaaaatatttttcgtaACAATTTAAACTTTTGTGtcataatattttgttacaaaatactacttacttttgtaatattttttattcttagttacaaaaatagaaaatttattttaaaatatttaattaaataattgatatatcaattaattttctaaacacgctaacttaacatttatataatatataatcatatagataattagaataTCTTACATGTCATTAAGattcttttacaataaaataagttCTACAAATTCAACTAAACACAACTTTTTCCTAACATAAAATTGTATCATATCGGATTTATAATTCTTGATTCTTCTAGCATATTTCAGTCAATATAAAGTCTAGCATGTTGGCATCAATTTTGTACCCCTGCAAATATGAGcaatgaaaaccaaaattaaaaaaccACATATAACACTATCTTCatcagagtaaaaataaaattagaacttacaagttaaaattaactaattctttAAGAATCTATTCTCAAAGTTTAAAACTAGTCAATCAAGAATGCAAATTATCAAAAATTGACAATTCAATATATAAACTTGGCCTAATTAATCATAATTCAATTCattaaatttacataagtatcaatTGTCTAAAAATTACTACAAAGCACAATTTCCACCAAAGTCCTCATAACAAATATACTTGACTTTTGGAAATAGTTTGGAAATAGAAAAGTATAAcaagaatggaaaaataaaatcgAATAACAACTTGACAGCTAAGCCACACTATCTTGAACTTTCTTGAAAGCTAAGCCACACTAATCCAGAGATCTCTTTTGCCACCTAATTTACTTTTATATGAGTTTTTTTAAAAATCGGCTACTGATTTAGTACACTTCAGAAAAATAGCAAGCagtaatcaattttaaaaaatcatataaaatccatcTTTTGTTGGATTCTCCTAAATTTTGGTGTGGTTGAATTAGAATTACCCATCTTTCACCCAGTTCAAGTCCCAGATAATTTTCACTTCTCTAGAAAAAGTTATGCCTCTTGAAATATGATTTTGTTTTAAGGAAAGGATGCTGTCACAACAGTGAACAGCCTTGCTTCTAGAAAGcacaactttctctacaaaactcTAATTATCCTGAAATTTGGACATAAAATACTAGACATCCTAATATTTTACCCCTATTTGGTTTCACCTACAAAGAGTTTCAGAGTATTGAGATATATGATTTTGAAGTTGCTGTTCCAGAATTCGGACAACAATATTTCTACAGAAAATGaccattttctaaaaatcatatctcccaaaccacacatcaaaaaattctgaaattttagagGAACAATCTAGACatatcaaatttttataaaaaaataatttcacccATTTTGAGTGGTTAGATTACTCCCAGTTTTGTTCACAAAGTACTGTCTGAAACTGCATAATTCTGCAACATGTAACCTTGGGTTTTGAGAGGTCAAAAATTGATTCCTAGCTTTTGATTCACTCTAACCTTGCATTCTAACTTTTTTTATCTATTATGACTTGTTAAAAAGATTAAATTAGCCTCAAGTGCTCAGGATTAATAAATCACCATTTTTGGtcagttttcacatttaagcatactCATATGAAATCAACAAGTTCTGCATTACTCAACACAATCCAAccacaaatcactcaaataaTTCACATATATTATTATCAATTTACTGCATCATATATAACAAATAGTCTAATATCATCTCAAGTAATCATTAGCATGTATCATCAATTAATTCAATCATAAAACTTAGCTTTTAGCCTTTCAACAAATTCTGCACTCTAACAAACAGAATTTtcagcatcatcatcatttaATAAATCAAACACAACATCATTCAAtcaatttaaacaaaaaaagttTTCTAAAATTGCAATAATCAAAATTCTATACACGCATCCTCATCACAGAAACTATACACGCATCCTTAATAAGAAATTCTaatcaaaattcataaatttcaATAATCAAAATTTATAATCAGTACAATTTAACAattcatagtttttttttttgaaaatctctTTACAGGAAAAATCACATTTTGCTTTACATGTATCTTCTTCTTGCTATCAATTCAGCTACATAACTTGGATGCAGATGGCTTTAAATATTAGTATTTACACAGCATCTCATCAATTTTAATTccatatatataataaatcaatATATCATTCCATCCATCAGATTAACCATCATCTAAGTCTGGAATAAAATATGACTTAACATTTTTTATATACATGAAAGGGGGTTTGGATGATTGACACTAACaggaactcaagaagaacaaaatCAATCAATATTATAAAGCCTTAATCAAAACACTAacagaaactcaagaagaacaaaatCAGAACAATTCACTAACAGGAAGAGAAGAGAAGCAAATTTCAAATTTACCTAATCAGAACTTATAATAACCAAATCCCAAATTTCAGAAGAGAAGCAATCTTAATCAGaaattccaaatttctaataatcATAAATTTCAATAATAAAATCCCTAATCAGAAATTTTAATAACCAAATCCCTAATTagaaattcaaaacatataatttaccTGAACTGAACTTGAGCAGGGgctagagaagagaagaagaccaGCGGAAGAAGCAATCGTTGTCGCCGTTGTCCTTCAAGCCTTGAGGGTCAAAGAAACTTTGTCGTTGTTTGTAGTTATTTGCCATCTGAAAGAACGCTTCTCCTCCAGACTTCCAGCAGCAGATCCGGCAAGACACAACTCCACCGACGGCACCAGGAAGCACGATGATGACGGCTTAGTGAGACGCGACAGCGGCGGAGCATGATGACAGCGGCGATGGCTTTATGGTGGCGTTGTCCTTCATACACGCTCTCTCTCCTCTTCGTGATTCTTCTCAGGCTACAGAACCGGCTGTATAGAAGGCAGAATGGCGACTGGGCAGTGACGAACGGTAGACTCCAAGGTGGCGACGGCACAGTGGCGCTGCGGACAGCCCCCTTCCTCCCTTCTCTTCTCCTAACGCGACTCTCTCTCCCCTCTTCCCTCTtccgtttctttctttctttcatatttCTGTGTGTGGGTGTGTGGAACAGGTGACCCCTGTGTGGTTGGGTGTATGTGCACGCTGAAGAGGGGTGGGGTTCTAGGGTTAGGTTTTTCTAAGggtttataattttaattaaattagggaatatagtatttattaaaaatataatttaatctctTTAAATTACTTTAAAACattaattaaattatcaatttattaattaattcttaataagcattctaatttaaaatataagatgatataattaattataaaaattaaagttttaaagtctaaaattttaattatttaaattaaatagtataatttttttcttttacaactACTAagtcttataattaaaatatagaaaattattcaataattataaaattcagtaaaatttttattttaattaccaaaacttgatttaattattctcaatgaaataatttttgaaaataaaatcgctaataa carries:
- the LOC110271888 gene encoding uncharacterized protein LOC110271888; protein product: MVLFDASTGSGISPNTFEQYYCEGTTKEETKKKCRQNALNRSKQLYTHTGGSKTFSRKKDEVEKEQGRPVGRGELFIMTHKKKDGSYIYPNARVVSEAIANIDRQDGSSKHLSQNDSLAQVLGKEHPGRVRALRAGPCPTQVFGNAAGQPSGSAEPNEESKRRIAELTAKLEEEQAKKQSIHKVLGYLVQQ